In the Pseudanabaena sp. PCC 7367 genome, one interval contains:
- a CDS encoding WecB/TagA/CpsF family glycosyltransferase encodes MPYILGSRIDATSYAQVCDRLVACLAAGQYGYVVAANVHVVMTAFWQRQYQRIVNNAMIVTPDGMPLVWGLRLLGIKKQSRVYGPDLMLAWCDRAAQANLPIYLYGATTETLTKLEQNLRLQFPGLTIAGSYAPPYRSAISLAEVTADVARINATKPAVVFVGLGCPKQEYWMVAAEMKLEAIAIGVGAAFDFHAGTVSQSPRWMMNLGLEWCYRFMQEPGRLWRRYLINNPMFVVLFGWQLLRRKLGFAKQGNRQTDR; translated from the coding sequence ATGCCCTATATCCTCGGTAGTCGGATTGATGCCACTAGCTATGCCCAAGTTTGCGATCGACTGGTGGCATGTTTGGCAGCGGGTCAGTATGGCTATGTGGTTGCGGCCAATGTGCATGTGGTGATGACTGCGTTTTGGCAGCGGCAATATCAACGGATAGTGAATAATGCCATGATCGTTACACCGGATGGAATGCCGTTGGTGTGGGGATTACGGCTGTTGGGGATCAAAAAACAATCGCGTGTTTATGGCCCAGATTTAATGCTGGCCTGGTGCGATCGCGCGGCTCAGGCGAATTTGCCAATTTATTTATATGGCGCTACGACGGAAACCCTAACTAAGCTAGAGCAAAACCTCAGATTACAATTTCCCGGTTTGACGATCGCAGGCAGCTATGCACCACCCTATCGATCGGCAATTAGCCTGGCAGAGGTGACCGCAGATGTGGCCAGGATTAATGCCACTAAGCCAGCGGTGGTGTTTGTGGGTTTGGGTTGCCCAAAGCAGGAATACTGGATGGTGGCGGCGGAGATGAAGCTGGAGGCGATCGCCATTGGTGTCGGTGCGGCGTTTGACTTTCATGCTGGCACGGTGTCGCAATCGCCCCGCTGGATGATGAACCTGGGGCTAGAGTGGTGCTATCGATTCATGCAAGAGCCCGGTAGATTATGGCGGCGCTATTTAATTAATAATCCGATGTTTGTGGTGCTGTTTGGCTGGCAACTGTTGCGGCGCAAGTTGGGTTTTGCCAAGCAGGGTAATCGCCAAACCGATCGATAA
- a CDS encoding mechanosensitive ion channel family protein, which yields MLHEILQQEFLGNPVSNYALAMATVAIGLAAVQIIETIIIRRLKKWTEHTENDLDDRLISLVDRSLIPILYVTVFYLAFQDLIFSETIDEVIRVVGTVALTVFIIRFVNALIASVLEFYWLTKRDEITRTKSLSLLLPAIRIIIWAIGMVFLLDNLGFQISAVLTSLGIGGVAIGLASQGLFEDVFSYFAILLDSPFEISDFLVIGDFAGTVEHIGVKTTRIRSLEGEQVIFSNKALTNSRIQNYKRMYRRRIAFQIGITYDTPLEKLRQIPNLIKDTIVNTQSATFDRAHFFAYGDFSLIYEIVYYVNSNDYNIYMDVQQQINFTIKQEFEQRAIEFAFPTQTLHVSNNGGESNGNNSNNHKAQNFAAVKQ from the coding sequence ATGCTGCACGAAATACTCCAACAAGAATTTCTCGGTAATCCTGTTTCCAATTATGCACTGGCAATGGCCACAGTTGCGATTGGTTTGGCTGCGGTGCAAATCATCGAAACGATCATTATCCGGCGCTTGAAAAAGTGGACTGAGCATACTGAAAATGACTTGGACGATCGCCTCATCTCCCTGGTCGATCGCTCCTTGATCCCGATCCTCTATGTCACTGTTTTTTATCTGGCCTTCCAGGACTTGATTTTCAGTGAAACGATCGATGAAGTGATCCGCGTGGTGGGGACAGTTGCCCTAACGGTTTTTATTATTCGCTTCGTCAATGCCCTAATTGCTTCTGTATTAGAATTTTATTGGCTCACTAAGCGGGATGAAATTACCCGCACCAAGAGCTTGTCCCTGTTGTTACCAGCGATCAGAATCATAATCTGGGCGATCGGCATGGTCTTTTTGCTCGACAACCTGGGCTTCCAGATCTCCGCCGTATTGACCAGTTTGGGGATTGGTGGTGTAGCGATCGGTCTTGCTTCCCAGGGCTTGTTTGAGGATGTATTTAGTTATTTTGCAATCCTGCTGGATAGCCCCTTTGAAATCAGTGATTTCCTGGTAATCGGCGATTTTGCTGGCACAGTCGAACACATTGGCGTAAAAACTACCCGCATTCGTAGTCTGGAAGGTGAGCAGGTCATTTTCTCGAATAAGGCACTTACCAACTCACGCATCCAAAACTACAAGCGCATGTATCGCCGTCGGATTGCGTTCCAAATTGGCATTACCTACGACACACCCCTGGAAAAATTGCGCCAGATTCCTAACCTGATCAAAGACACGATCGTCAATACCCAAAGTGCCACCTTCGATCGCGCCCATTTCTTTGCCTATGGTGATTTCAGTTTGATCTATGAAATTGTTTATTACGTCAACAGCAACGATTACAACATCTATATGGACGTGCAACAACAGATTAACTTCACGATCAAGCAAGAATTTGAGCAAAGGGCGATCGAGTTTGCCTTCCCCACCCAGACTTTGCATGTCAGCAATAATGGTGGTGAAAGTAATGGCAACAATTCAAATAATCACAAGGCACAAAATTTTGCTGCGGTTAAGCAGTAG
- a CDS encoding Fic family protein translates to MVDKSLFKSNKLGFLREVTIHGINDWAFIPAPLPQTWKIPTDILPLLIEAHRELGRLDGVGRHLPSFDLLLKPLQKREALRSSSLEGTYATPEQLLLFELDPREPKSVQDSVNAWKEVANYSAALSLGINLLNEVGISLRLIRELHNTLLDGVRGANRDPGNFRRTQVHIGSASYRRFIPPPPNELMNCLYDLEKSANQGISIDPLIFCFMVHYQFETIHPFLDGNGRVGRLLMSLMIYEYCKLQQPWLYLSAYFDKYKDDYTNNLFKVSTTGDFHDWIVYCLKGTIEQSKDAILRSDRLVALREQYRELLSQTGVPFRLNAIIDQLFKSPVITIPKMAELSDVAYTTAKRDLERLIQAGIVIDSDIQSRSKIYFAPEIIEIVFGEIDTISDS, encoded by the coding sequence GTGGTTGATAAATCTTTATTTAAGTCGAATAAATTGGGCTTTCTTAGAGAAGTCACAATCCACGGAATAAATGATTGGGCTTTTATTCCAGCACCTTTACCACAGACATGGAAAATACCCACCGACATTTTACCTCTTCTAATTGAAGCTCATAGAGAGCTTGGCAGACTAGACGGGGTTGGCAGGCACTTGCCATCATTTGACCTACTCTTAAAACCTCTACAAAAGCGCGAAGCCTTAAGATCTTCAAGCCTAGAAGGAACTTATGCCACGCCCGAACAATTATTACTGTTTGAGTTAGACCCTAGAGAACCAAAGTCTGTCCAAGACTCAGTTAATGCGTGGAAAGAAGTTGCAAACTATAGTGCTGCGCTTTCACTAGGAATTAACTTGTTAAATGAAGTAGGTATTTCATTACGGTTAATTAGAGAGCTACATAACACTTTATTAGACGGGGTAAGAGGAGCAAATAGAGATCCAGGTAATTTTCGGCGCACTCAAGTTCACATTGGTTCTGCTTCTTATCGCAGATTTATTCCACCACCACCAAATGAATTAATGAATTGCCTTTATGACTTAGAAAAGTCAGCAAATCAAGGCATATCGATCGATCCATTGATATTTTGCTTTATGGTGCATTATCAGTTTGAGACCATCCATCCATTCCTTGATGGTAATGGCAGAGTCGGCCGACTATTAATGTCGCTAATGATATATGAATACTGCAAACTCCAGCAGCCCTGGCTATACTTAAGCGCTTACTTTGATAAATATAAAGATGATTACACAAACAATTTATTCAAAGTCAGCACCACAGGTGATTTCCATGATTGGATTGTCTATTGCTTAAAGGGCACAATTGAACAATCAAAAGATGCAATATTGCGATCTGATCGTTTAGTTGCGCTTCGAGAACAATATCGAGAATTATTATCTCAGACAGGTGTGCCATTTAGATTGAATGCAATTATTGATCAGCTATTCAAATCCCCTGTTATAACAATACCTAAAATGGCAGAATTGAGCGATGTAGCATACACGACTGCTAAAAGAGACTTGGAAAGATTAATACAGGCAGGAATTGTTATAGATTCTGACATTCAATCTCGATCCAAAATATACTTTGCGCCAGAAATTATTGAAATAGTTTTTGGTGAAATTGATACTATATCTGATAGCTGA
- a CDS encoding cupin-like domain-containing protein, protein MFNHQSNRFNPIGYTPFTIDYQPLTDDWRRWIAENKLLGNSDESILAAAAKHNLNPIEVRQEIATLANHPYFQAGQYCAQMLGKLQSHLGIYAKLAQLSPQPQQIDCRDRLSTQEFLENYYATNTPVILTKMMDDWPAMQLWTIDYLKTTYGQVEVEVQTNRQTDRDYEINVDEHRQTVLFAEYIDRVCGQGTSNDYYMTAINNNLEKTKLRKLLADIEIFPDFLDPGDGDGKVYFWLGPAGTITPLHHDPGNLIMAQVMGRKLWRLIPPYQTQWLYNYQEYYSEVDCENPDYDRYPLYRNVEPIEVILEPGEAIFVPVGWWHHVRAIDITISVSFTNFRFDNEFNWQFPFLPRR, encoded by the coding sequence ATGTTCAATCATCAATCCAACCGCTTCAACCCGATCGGCTATACTCCCTTCACCATTGACTATCAACCCCTCACTGATGATTGGCGGCGTTGGATTGCGGAAAATAAATTACTGGGCAATTCCGATGAATCGATTCTGGCGGCGGCAGCTAAGCACAACCTCAATCCGATCGAGGTTAGGCAAGAAATCGCTACTCTCGCCAATCATCCCTATTTTCAAGCCGGGCAATATTGTGCCCAAATGCTGGGTAAGTTGCAATCGCACCTGGGGATTTATGCCAAGCTGGCGCAGCTATCACCGCAACCACAACAAATCGATTGCCGCGATCGCCTGAGCACCCAGGAATTCCTAGAAAATTACTATGCCACAAATACGCCGGTAATCCTGACCAAGATGATGGATGACTGGCCAGCGATGCAGTTGTGGACGATCGACTATCTCAAAACCACCTACGGCCAAGTAGAAGTAGAAGTACAAACCAATCGCCAAACCGATCGAGACTATGAAATTAATGTCGATGAACATCGGCAAACAGTTTTATTTGCAGAATATATCGATCGGGTTTGTGGTCAGGGCACCAGCAATGACTATTACATGACGGCGATCAATAACAATCTAGAAAAAACTAAGCTTAGAAAACTACTAGCAGACATTGAAATTTTTCCCGACTTCCTCGATCCTGGCGATGGTGATGGCAAAGTATATTTTTGGCTAGGGCCCGCAGGCACGATCACACCGCTGCATCATGATCCAGGCAATTTGATCATGGCGCAGGTAATGGGGCGCAAGCTGTGGCGCTTAATTCCGCCCTATCAAACCCAATGGCTGTATAACTACCAGGAATATTACAGCGAGGTGGATTGCGAGAATCCCGACTACGATCGCTACCCGCTCTACCGCAACGTCGAACCGATCGAGGTAATCCTGGAACCGGGCGAGGCAATTTTCGTCCCAGTAGGTTGGTGGCATCATGTCCGCGCGATCGATATTACTATTTCGGTTTCGTTTACTAATTTCCGCTTCGACAACGAGTTTAATTGGCAGTTTCCGTTTCTGCCCCGTCGTTAG
- a CDS encoding glycerophosphodiester phosphodiesterase family protein, translating to MRKLKRRIRVKKLIKATIAVIVIFGLLVYLNNASFLARPIDDRPVLAAHRGLSQDYSREGLNNETCTAAQMLPTPHDYLENTIPSMQAAFAAGADLVEFDVHRTTDDYFAVFHDWTVDCRTNGTGVTREHSLASLQSLDIGYGYTSDGGKTYPFRGKGVGMMPSLAEVLDTFPDRNLIIDVKSRDRSEGELLADRLAALPPQRQARIMVYGGDRPVSVIREQLPEVKTIWLRRLKHCLTRYIALGWTGYVPNTCDRSMLLIPVNYARLMWGWPNRFLQRMKKVDTQVFLVGDYRGEGFSQGFDQPDRLKDLPANYAGGIWTDRIDLIAPAIKETG from the coding sequence ATGCGCAAGCTTAAGAGACGCATCAGGGTCAAAAAACTAATCAAGGCCACGATCGCAGTAATCGTGATCTTCGGGTTGTTAGTTTATTTAAACAATGCCTCTTTCCTGGCGAGGCCGATCGACGATCGCCCAGTTTTAGCTGCCCACCGCGGACTCAGCCAGGACTATAGCCGGGAGGGGCTAAATAACGAAACCTGCACCGCCGCCCAGATGCTCCCCACGCCCCATGATTACCTCGAAAACACTATCCCATCTATGCAAGCAGCATTCGCAGCCGGAGCCGATCTGGTGGAATTTGATGTACATCGCACCACCGACGATTACTTTGCCGTATTCCATGACTGGACGGTTGACTGTCGCACCAATGGCACTGGTGTCACCCGTGAACATAGTTTGGCCAGTTTGCAATCCCTGGATATTGGCTATGGTTATACGTCTGATGGGGGCAAAACATATCCATTCAGAGGCAAAGGTGTGGGCATGATGCCTTCGCTGGCGGAGGTATTAGATACTTTTCCCGATCGCAATTTAATCATTGATGTCAAAAGCCGCGATCGCAGTGAAGGGGAACTTTTGGCCGATCGCTTAGCTGCCCTACCGCCGCAGCGCCAAGCCAGGATCATGGTCTATGGTGGCGATCGCCCGGTGAGTGTAATTCGGGAACAACTACCAGAAGTCAAAACGATCTGGCTGCGTCGGCTCAAACATTGCTTAACTCGCTACATTGCTCTGGGTTGGACTGGCTATGTGCCAAATACTTGCGATCGCAGTATGTTATTGATACCCGTGAACTATGCAAGATTGATGTGGGGCTGGCCGAATCGTTTTTTACAACGAATGAAAAAAGTAGATACACAGGTTTTCCTGGTGGGTGATTATCGGGGCGAAGGTTTTTCCCAGGGCTTCGATCAACCCGATCGCCTCAAAGACCTGCCTGCCAACTATGCGGGGGGAATCTGGACCGATCGGATCGATCTAATTGCTCCTGCGATCAAGGAAACAGGTTAA
- a CDS encoding peptidoglycan-binding domain-containing protein, with protein sequence MELSAFLYSELCYERSQQGTEIAPALNCNAIDTLQKQSVQHLKTAAYAAVAVSTVATGIGIATPAALGYVPEIAELQELLATRGFSPGTIDGEIGPDTRAAIADAQTFYGVEVDGIVGAQTLAVLQADDYVAPNFGGDEGSDNLTGDDVITVQISNMQVQNLLAERGFYFGAIDGLIGAGTRQAIADAQAFYGISTDGVFGSCTYDTLRLDFAPNACLTS encoded by the coding sequence ATGGAATTATCAGCTTTTCTCTATAGTGAGCTTTGCTATGAGCGATCGCAACAAGGCACAGAGATCGCTCCTGCGCTCAACTGCAACGCGATAGATACGCTCCAAAAACAATCTGTTCAACACCTAAAAACCGCCGCCTATGCTGCCGTAGCAGTCAGTACGGTGGCCACCGGGATAGGTATCGCTACCCCCGCGGCGCTGGGCTATGTGCCAGAAATTGCCGAGCTACAAGAATTATTGGCCACCAGAGGATTTAGCCCCGGTACAATCGATGGCGAGATCGGACCCGACACCAGAGCTGCGATCGCTGATGCCCAGACCTTTTATGGGGTCGAAGTGGATGGCATTGTCGGTGCTCAGACCCTGGCAGTATTGCAAGCAGATGACTACGTTGCTCCCAATTTTGGTGGCGATGAGGGTAGCGATAATTTAACCGGTGACGACGTGATTACGGTGCAAATTAGCAATATGCAGGTGCAAAACCTGCTAGCCGAACGAGGTTTTTACTTCGGTGCCATTGATGGCCTGATTGGGGCGGGAACTCGTCAGGCGATCGCCGATGCCCAAGCCTTCTATGGCATTTCTACCGATGGCGTGTTTGGCAGTTGTACCTATGATACCCTCCGGCTCGATTTTGCGCCCAATGCTTGTTTGACTTCTTAG
- a CDS encoding peptidoglycan-binding domain-containing protein, protein MDITAFIHNELAYAESQSGIETDPPLQCNAIDAIVNSTPSYQQISKLALYTIMATGVLTAQSGHISQAIAFTPEIAELQELLALRGFDPGGVDGVDGPGTRAAIEEAQNFYGLNVDGVVGSATLAALQSDSYVAPEVSSTSSTAVATAAFTSDSIVIGSTVSEVQSLLAERGFYGGSIDGIAGPRTEQAILDAQEFYGLTVDGIAGPNTIAALSADIPDNGDTGTVITGSVSALQALLAERGFYDGGIDGIAGPLTEQAILDAQEFYGLAVDGIAGPNTIAALTEDQEPVASEPDNNNPDTGIEAVQALLSERGFYNGAIDGIEGPSTTRAILSAQAFYGLNQDGIAGPQTIAALTFDS, encoded by the coding sequence ATGGATATCACCGCATTTATACACAATGAGCTGGCCTATGCCGAGAGCCAGTCAGGCATTGAAACCGATCCACCCTTGCAATGCAATGCAATCGATGCGATCGTCAATTCCACACCTAGTTACCAGCAAATCAGCAAGCTAGCGCTATATACAATTATGGCAACTGGGGTACTCACCGCCCAGTCAGGGCATATTTCCCAGGCGATCGCCTTCACCCCAGAGATCGCGGAACTGCAGGAGCTGCTTGCCCTACGTGGGTTTGATCCAGGTGGCGTAGACGGCGTTGATGGTCCTGGCACCAGAGCCGCGATCGAGGAGGCTCAAAACTTCTATGGCTTGAATGTAGATGGAGTAGTGGGTTCCGCAACCTTGGCCGCCTTGCAAAGTGATAGCTATGTTGCCCCTGAGGTTAGTAGTACCAGCAGTACCGCTGTTGCCACAGCAGCCTTTACCAGTGATTCAATCGTGATCGGCTCCACTGTCAGCGAAGTACAAAGCCTCCTGGCAGAGCGTGGTTTTTATGGTGGCAGCATTGATGGCATTGCTGGCCCTAGAACCGAGCAAGCGATCCTAGATGCTCAGGAATTTTATGGCTTAACGGTCGATGGGATCGCTGGCCCCAACACGATCGCTGCCCTCAGTGCAGATATCCCTGACAATGGTGATACTGGCACTGTAATCACCGGCAGTGTCTCAGCGTTACAAGCCCTACTAGCAGAGCGTGGTTTTTATGATGGCGGCATTGATGGCATTGCAGGACCACTAACTGAACAGGCAATTCTGGATGCTCAGGAATTTTATGGCCTAGCAGTAGATGGCATTGCTGGCCCCAACACGATCGCTGCCCTCACTGAAGATCAAGAACCAGTTGCTTCAGAACCAGATAATAATAATCCAGATACAGGAATCGAGGCAGTTCAGGCTTTACTGAGCGAGCGGGGTTTTTATAACGGTGCGATCGATGGTATCGAGGGGCCTAGCACTACTCGCGCCATTTTGAGTGCCCAAGCTTTCTATGGCCTAAACCAAGATGGGATTGCTGGCCCACAAACCATTGCTGCCTTGACCTTTGACAGCTAA
- a CDS encoding peptidoglycan-binding domain-containing protein — MELADFFQPVPITDQINNNQADSANRSDVKATPWAAKNESESAPEDSDRLLDPANMTNQSAAAESSALDRLDSRLDSDSEPEPEPELTAKTDREVMVNRAISVAIAASTAMGTFYALPAPVTGAGYSYYVEDVQELLASRGFYDGSIDGVQGRMTVDAIIQAQQFYGLNIDGVAGANTIAALRSDDYRIGLSSTNLPPSPVCNNICTSATVAEVQTLLQERGFYGGAIDGIEGSQTVAAIRQAQQFYGVAIDGIVGPVTMAALESGTTAIITPGYSVTQVQTLLQQRGFYNGAIDGVAGSLTKNAIIQAQQFYGLVVDGIAGPATIAALQGTATNPPSQPINNNPIQGTNITASQLQNLLQQRGFYNGPIDGVIGSLTTDAIRRAQQSYGLVVDGVAGSATIAALQNNNNNSGQNPNQPVPLPGGVTVAQLQSLLQQRGFYTGPIDGVVGSATTAAIISAQRTYGLPASGVADEATINALRANDRPVANPVDVDVVALQRLLTQRGFYTGPIDGTYGTATRAAVVAAQKFYRLPDDGVAGPSTIAALENDAAPTPTPTPTTPTPINNLEALQQLLTQRGFYNGPIDGQQGTETTTAIIRAKNFYGLQPADGMPTQALRDQLLQDTFNAES, encoded by the coding sequence ATGGAACTTGCTGATTTTTTCCAACCTGTCCCAATTACCGATCAAATAAATAATAACCAGGCAGACAGTGCTAACCGATCAGATGTCAAAGCTACCCCATGGGCAGCAAAAAATGAATCAGAATCAGCCCCAGAAGACAGCGATCGGCTATTAGATCCAGCTAACATGACGAACCAATCGGCTGCGGCTGAATCGTCAGCGCTCGATCGCCTAGACAGCCGCCTAGACAGTGATTCCGAACCCGAACCGGAACCAGAGCTAACTGCCAAAACCGATCGAGAAGTAATGGTCAATCGTGCCATTTCCGTAGCGATCGCTGCCAGCACAGCAATGGGCACTTTCTACGCGCTCCCAGCACCAGTCACTGGCGCAGGCTATAGCTATTATGTGGAAGATGTGCAGGAATTACTGGCATCCAGGGGCTTTTATGATGGCAGCATTGATGGAGTCCAGGGCAGAATGACGGTCGATGCGATCATTCAGGCTCAGCAATTCTATGGCCTAAATATTGACGGCGTGGCTGGCGCAAATACAATTGCAGCCCTGCGATCTGACGATTATCGAATTGGTCTTAGTAGCACCAACCTTCCCCCTAGCCCTGTTTGCAACAACATCTGCACCAGTGCCACCGTGGCTGAAGTGCAAACCCTCTTACAAGAGCGGGGCTTTTATGGGGGCGCGATCGACGGGATCGAAGGTTCCCAAACCGTTGCCGCAATTAGGCAAGCCCAGCAGTTTTATGGTGTGGCGATCGATGGCATCGTGGGTCCGGTCACAATGGCAGCATTGGAATCCGGCACAACTGCAATTATTACGCCTGGATATTCTGTCACCCAGGTTCAAACCCTGTTACAGCAGCGTGGTTTCTATAATGGTGCGATCGATGGTGTTGCTGGCTCCCTGACCAAAAATGCGATTATTCAGGCTCAACAATTTTATGGCTTAGTTGTAGATGGCATTGCCGGCCCGGCCACGATCGCGGCTCTGCAAGGAACTGCGACCAATCCGCCCAGTCAACCAATCAACAATAACCCGATTCAGGGCACAAATATTACTGCCAGCCAACTGCAAAACCTGCTCCAGCAGCGAGGTTTCTATAACGGCCCGATCGATGGTGTAATTGGCTCCTTGACCACCGATGCAATCAGGCGCGCCCAGCAATCCTATGGCCTAGTGGTAGACGGTGTGGCTGGTTCTGCCACGATCGCTGCCCTCCAGAATAACAACAATAATTCTGGTCAGAATCCCAATCAACCAGTTCCCCTACCCGGCGGGGTAACCGTAGCTCAACTACAAAGCCTGCTGCAACAGCGGGGGTTTTATACTGGGCCGATCGATGGTGTGGTTGGTTCCGCAACGACTGCGGCGATCATTAGTGCCCAGCGCACCTATGGCTTACCCGCCAGTGGCGTAGCTGATGAGGCTACGATCAATGCCCTTAGGGCTAACGATCGTCCGGTTGCCAATCCTGTAGATGTGGACGTGGTGGCTCTCCAGCGACTGCTAACCCAGCGGGGGTTCTATACTGGGCCGATCGATGGGACGTATGGTACTGCCACTAGGGCTGCGGTAGTTGCTGCCCAAAAATTTTATCGGCTACCGGATGATGGTGTAGCTGGCCCCAGCACGATCGCGGCGTTGGAAAATGATGCTGCACCCACACCTACGCCTACCCCTACTACGCCTACACCAATCAACAATCTTGAAGCATTGCAACAGCTTTTGACACAACGGGGTTTTTATAACGGGCCGATCGATGGGCAGCAGGGTACTGAAACAACCACGGCGATCATCAGGGCAAAAAATTTCTATGGTCTCCAACCTGCCGATGGGATGCCAACCCAGGCGCTCAGGGATCAATTGCTGCAGGATACTTTCAATGCTGAATCCTAA
- the panD gene encoding aspartate 1-decarboxylase, giving the protein MSRIRLMHAKLHRVRITEANVNYTGSITIDRQLIDQVGILPLEEVQVWNLSNGNRLSTYVLPGEAGSGVICANGAAAHLFSPDDLAIIVAYADCDRQEVIQNGHQAYVLIADGQNNRAQEILQQSLVPGLDVTAIDQNVDQKINRKMEFQSVPFESLDPHISFKHLSKR; this is encoded by the coding sequence GTGAGCAGGATTAGATTAATGCATGCCAAGTTGCATCGGGTCAGAATCACTGAGGCCAATGTTAACTATACCGGCAGCATTACGATCGATCGTCAATTAATTGATCAAGTGGGCATTCTGCCGCTCGAAGAAGTGCAGGTTTGGAATTTAAGCAATGGCAATCGCCTTAGTACCTATGTTCTGCCCGGTGAAGCGGGCAGCGGTGTAATTTGTGCCAATGGCGCGGCAGCGCATTTATTTAGTCCTGATGATCTGGCGATTATTGTGGCCTATGCCGACTGCGATCGCCAAGAAGTAATCCAAAACGGCCACCAGGCCTACGTGTTGATCGCCGATGGCCAAAATAACCGTGCCCAGGAGATTTTGCAGCAAAGTTTGGTTCCTGGGCTTGATGTTACCGCGATCGATCAAAATGTCGATCAAAAAATCAACCGAAAAATGGAGTTCCAATCTGTTCCATTTGAATCCCTTGACCCACATATTTCTTTCAAACATCTTTCCAAAAGATAG
- a CDS encoding DUF3531 family protein — protein sequence MQVKFRDCDWFDLWLWIEFENVPSVMEKQIVDELFNSWFLLGKLGGFNAVNMQVQETGVDISYFDYDVEMAEEEMMSLMHNMGDVEYEDNWARCWVDLGTADAIAIDILINALQQFSKDYVAVETLIVGGQNEDWPTDDYNRN from the coding sequence ATGCAAGTAAAGTTCCGTGATTGTGATTGGTTCGATCTGTGGCTATGGATCGAATTTGAAAATGTTCCCTCAGTAATGGAAAAGCAGATCGTTGATGAGTTGTTCAATTCCTGGTTTTTGCTGGGTAAGTTGGGCGGCTTTAATGCGGTGAATATGCAGGTGCAGGAAACGGGTGTAGATATTAGCTATTTTGATTATGATGTGGAAATGGCTGAGGAAGAAATGATGTCGTTGATGCACAACATGGGCGACGTGGAATATGAAGACAACTGGGCTCGTTGTTGGGTCGATCTGGGTACGGCAGATGCGATCGCCATTGATATATTAATTAACGCCTTGCAGCAGTTCAGTAAGGATTATGTGGCGGTAGAGACTTTGATTGTGGGTGGCCAAAATGAAGACTGGCCGACGGATGATTACAACCGCAATTGA